The genomic region TGAACAGTAGGTCGGATGAGCACTTGATGCAGATTTGGATGTGAGTAGAGTGGACCATCACATGCACATGACGAAATGGTTCTATTGGGTCTTACTGTACCAACTGGGAGCATAAATTGCTCTGGTGTGTACAAGGCCCAAATCCGATAACAGATAATAAaagtgacccaccaccctatgcCAGCCTCCCCAGTGCCCCCCCGGCTGCACTCATGACCCCCCCCACCACAGGTGCACTAGAGTTTTGGTTGAGAAGTCATAGTTTTTGGAGGAGCTCTTACATTGAACACATTCACTGCCATAGGAATTAGTGTGGAGAGGAAGCAAATCTTCCCAAGAAatcttcaattaaaaaaaaaaaaaaaattattgaaataacaaaaaaattttttacagtcTTAAGGTTTATCAGAAATCAACTTCGACGACAAAGAAAAGATGAGACGCCACGGAGATGCGTTTCCATCTCGTTTCTAAcccaaggacaaaaaaaaaaaaaaacatggaacaacctcgggaaaaaaaaaaaaagggggcgaTAACAATTTAaacgaaaggaaaaaaaaaaaaaacctctatacaCAAACCACTGATCCGACCGACCGGGACGAGACTAGCGGCGAACAGAACCAGAAGGATGGAGACGTTCACAAGTTCTGAAAATGGGAGGTGAATAAAGCTCCGGTTCttgtccagaaaaaaaaaaaagtaattttttttgtgtgtttttgtctcACAACCTCTGCCTTTTGTAAAACTAAAAGGtccgattttttcttttttttgtttttttattaagtaAAATTTGTATACAGTGTAAAAACAGAAGTGTCTGGAAAATACTGTGTCTCTAGGCgtcagtggggggggggttagtctTGTTCCATAGGTTCCTCTGCTGCGTCTGTCGCCCCCTCGCTGTTATCCATGGGAGACTCGCAAGGGATTTCCGGCGACTTTTCTAGAGTTTCTGGGTGCTCAGGTTCGGTGAGCTCCGCGTCAGCTTTACTGGTGGAGGTGGCGCTCTCGGCTTCCTCCGCGCTGGAGCCGCTGCTCTGAGGTTCGGGCTCCTCCGATTGCTCCATTTGGTGGGATTCCTCGGGGGTCTCTTCCGTTTCACACAAGTTGTCGGCGGTTTCCTTGTCAGTTTCCTCTTCGGGTGCAGAGTCGCTGGAGGTCACTAGAGATTCTGCGAGATACAACAGAGGATGACAACAGCAAATTCAGAAGGAACGTTTGTAACACCCTAGGCTTAAAGGGGTCCCACCGAGGACAAGTGCAGGGGGCCAACAGGTGGGATCCCGTGTGataatgaggctcacaatcacCTCCACTTCTATGGCTTCTGTGTGCATTCAATGAACAGATTGCATACCAATATTGCACGATAATAGGGGtctgcaaagtactactactcccattctgTATACACAGGCACTACTAATATTAACccatatacatgggcacagcactactgccatcctgtatatatgggcacagcagagcactactactcccatgctGCAAACAtgggcacagtgctactactcctatcctgtatatgtgggcacggcacagtactactactcctatcctgtatatgtgggcacagcactactactcctatcctgtacatatggcccCATAAAAATCCTCACTAGGGCTGCCAGTCAAATGCACAGCAAACAGATATCTTATAGCTAAGGGTTAAGAAATTAACGTACTGCAATCATGCCCAGTAATGGGAGATCACTAAATTATGGGGCGAATACTGGTAAGTAGAAAGGAGCAGCAATAAAAATGTGGGGTTTGCCAAGCCAAAACCTTGTAACAACATACAAGGTAAACCGACATCCGCCTCATCCCTCACACAATAGAGCGTGACCTCCTCTCtattctgtaagctcttgtgagccgggccctcacttctattgtttcaTAGGACCACCACTACAAACTCTACACATTGCACACGAGTCCCCCACCTTCTGCAGCCAGATCAGAATCGCAGCTTTCTTTTTCCGTCTCTTCGCTTGTGGATACGGCTTCAGCTTCGTCGGCCATTTCACTGGAGGCCTGGCTGGACGAGGAAGGTTCCTGCGGGGCGgccggctgctgctgctcctcttcctcctcatcatcatcatcttcggtGTCGAACTTGAGTCTCTTCACCTCGTGCTCCTCTGTGGGATCTTCCTCCATGTGCTTGTTCTTTACAGTACTTGATGGAGAACTTTCCTCTGGGGACAGGGAATCGCTGCAGAGACAGAGCAAAGTTTAATAGTAATTAATCCTCATTCATCAGCACAACTAACCGTCTGCTGCCAATCTAAAATCCCTTAACCCCAAAACATACCCCTGTGTGCAGGCTCCATCCCCAAAGTTATTGGTTCGTTCTTATTTTACTCGGTTGTGGCAGTTTTAGAGCTCAAGAAATTTAGGCAACTTTAAATCTGGGTACATCACTACCCGCAAAAGGAGGTGCAATACCTCCAGATCCAGGATACCAGACGGATGCACTGCAGGTAACCTAAGCCTTAGATGGACATTGATGAGAATAAGACTATTGTACGAGTCCTACTGTTTAATGTCGTTTGTCCAATGATAAAGCTGCACACAATGCTATTAGGGTGCAGAACATGCGAAATAGTGtagtatttctactgtattgtttTGAGATAATAAAAGAGGCCACAGGTGTACAGTGCATGCAGCAAGGTCCTGGACAGTCTGCGACTAGGAGCGGGATCTAGTACAGACCATGGAATCTGGACCCTGAAATACATCAATGGAACCAGTAGAAGATTTGAGGGCTTgtcgtatgtttttttttttatgcctcaACTTAAAAACAGGACCGACGAAAATGCATAAGATAGACGTCTGCCGACCTGCGATCCTCGTCTTTCTGTTCTTCAGAGTCCTTGTTTTCGCTGCCGTCAGGCAAACCATTAGTAGTCATGGGATTGGAAACGGATAGCTTCGGCCTGCTCAGTGGTCGCGGGGTCCCTGGACCGTTCACGTTCGATCTGAGAgacaatataaattaaaaaaaacttcaaatttggaaaagaaaaaaaatataatcatTACAAAAGCAGACAGAGAATATGAGGAATTCACATATACTCCGCTGTGGTAACAATGGGGGATGCAGATTCCCTGCAACAAGGGAATGGGAATAGGGGTGGCCAAAGTGAAGTTTAAGGAATATTctgcaaaattaataaaaaattgtcTTGATTGATATCACTAGAAAATTTGTGAATTACAGAACATATGGCATAAAGGGGTagtccagtcacaacaagttatccCCCAATCCACTGGATGATTCACCTTCCTAGCATTGGGGCTCCATACCTGTCAGTGTAACTCTGGGAGTTTCCAGGAAACATCACACCGTTCATCCGGTTTATGCTACTTGAATTATTTTTCCTGTAAGTAAAATGAAAAGTTgtcagctttaaaaaaaaaaaaaaataaatatatatatataaaatcaaaaaATAAACTTCTGGCTGGAGACCTGTCCACAGTTCACCATCAATAGGGGGCAGACATGCGCTTGCAGGTTGAAATAACATCCCCATGAAGAGAGATGTGACCGCACAGGGGCTTTTTAAGCACCTGTATACTATTTACACTCACCTTTACAAGGTCATAAAACCCCAGAGCATTTATGATTATGGAGCTGGGGCCGACAGGTAAACAATATTACAGGTGCTCCATCAATGGTGTCCTAGGAACCTGTAGCGACAACCTGCTGCTGCCATGGATAAAGGCCAGAGAATGGCGCTGATCACAAAAGGATCTAACCCCATTGTAAGGCATGACCCCTCAGTCTAATATAAGAGTGCAGGGGGTTTCCCAATCCCAGGCATATGCACAAGATAGATATATCCCACTCCAATGCTACAAATGGGAGTCTCTCATGGGCACATTGGGGATTTGGCCATCTCCTGCCCTTTGTGATTGGGGGGAGAGGAAATGTTCGTATATTTGTGCTTCTAAACATTCTCTTGTATGAATTTCAAAACGCACTTCATGCAGAAATATGATAGAAGTGAAGGGAGAGCCGCACATGCACAGACTTCTGTTCATTCACAGCGTCTCCCCCTGAACTAATAAGGTTTTAGTACAGGGCACTTACTCAGAAGAGGGATATACACAGCTTACAACCATGACATTCTGTAATAGAGAGGAAAAAGTATGAGATATAACAATACTATATAGTAAAGCACCAATTCAGCCATTCCTAGAAACATACAGACAATCTGATGTGCAGGAATATTTAAAAGGAGATCTCCAGGCTAAAGACATTGGCATCATAACCATAGGattgctcttaaagggaaccggttaCCAGTGACCTTGTTGGCTTCTGCACCCATCTTTAGCAAAAACAAACTACAGCTAGATTACTGTTCATTTGCATTATAAtacaattgtgtgttttaacttgccttgcaccctgacagaattctGTTCTAAGTCGTGGGGTTTGTTTTGGTATAGATGCATTACAAAAccctgacttgtctgtgctgctcactcctcatccctcagcccccacctctgtgctcctgtacagctcctccttccccCACTGATGTTAGCTAACCAGACCCTGAGCTCGGTCcctgtgtgagtgaaggagcTGTACCAGAGCACAAAGCTGGGGGCTAAGAGCAAACCAGGGAGTCAGAACAGGatgctgtcagggtgcaaggtaagtgagaacacacaattatattgtaatgcacagaaaaggcagaaagacataattGCTGTAATCCAGTTGTAAAGGGCTTCTGCaccttgtctttagtgaaaatgaggtcgctggtgaaaggttcccatctccacccccacccccccaccaccacccgcaGATCAACTGAGAAAAGGAACAGGATACCAATAACGTACCAGAGGACATGTTATCAAAATAATCTCCAATCAGAATGATTTACAATAAAAATGTACCTTTTCCACTCCTCTCAGAAATTTGTCGGTTCCGGTGTAATTCCTCCGGGGGTCGGTCACTAGCTCACAAAGCCGCTGAATGGTAAAAGGAGTCCTAGAAAGGAAAGAGACCAGGTTAAAGGAATGATGTGGTTATGTAAATGGGGACAATGTATATAGATTAGTCCATTCCTCCTGTGGGGGTATCACAATCAGAGCCTATATACTACTATagctttatacacacacacacatccacagcctgaccctcaGAGACGCAAGGAAATAAAATACACAAGGTTTCTGGCTCACTCCAGCTACAAACCTTGGAAACATCTGTGCGAATCCTCTGCAGGGACACCGAGTCCTGAACTTTATGGACAAGTATTGTGCAATACTAAGTAATGGCACAAAATCCAGCTTTTTATaacaaatcttttttattttattatacacaGGTTTATGTATAATCGGTGTACATAGGTTTGGGGAAGTGTTGTTAGCTCTACCTCTTCAGCTATTGTGACATTCGGCAGAAGTCTATGGATTTGCACCCTGTAATGTGCTGCACAAGTGATTCCAGTTAGGTTGGAACTTATTTTTAGCACCCATTATGTTAATTGGCTCCTCTTTCAGGAGGGTGGTGTTTTCTCTAGCACAGGACCACCCACATGACAGTAAATGGCCTGATAAGTAAAGCTGGTTCCTTCAGGATACAAACACCCATTGCTCATCCCAATATCCGTGGTACGAGGGATTGGTTACGTACCCGTTAAAACCGGTAACAATCTTAAGTATTCTTTCCTTCATCTCATCAAATGGTATGTATTCCACGTTGGGGTTAGGGGGCCCTCTGGGCTCTGGCGCAGAGGATCGGAAGTCGTCCATCACCTTCTCCAGTTTGAACATGAAGTAATCTTTGAACTGAGGCCACTGGACTCTGAAAATAGAAGAGAGGACAATAAGACCGCAAGTAACCCTCAGTATCTCATCCGTCACCACCCAGGGATCACGCCATGACGCTTACAGACTGCGGCCAAGTATTTCTGGACAGGATCCAGCAACATTTTACAATAAACAGCAAAGATCAATCAGGATCCACGTCACTGGTGGAGCATAAACTCAGGTGTGCAGCCCAAGTCAGAGGTCATTTGAGGTCACACAACTTTATCAGGCTGCATTATCCAGGCGACAAATTGGAGATCTCCGCCAAATGATGAGCCAGTGAAGTTTCAGAGAAAAACACGAAAAGCTGCAAGACACGTGCCGGTTCACACGTAGCCGCCTCTCACGTGATGATCAAGTATGATGCAAGTACCACTTAGAAAACCACCCAAGCCGCTACAAAATGCAGATTACCACTACACCTGGGTTGGGACATGGGTGTAGCATACCTTTGGCTGGAGAGTTAGCTCCTCACCTCTCCACAGGAAGCCGTGCTGCCAGGCCATTTGTACGACCTAAgaaagagcctgctctatcttttttccagAGACAGCACAGTAtggtgcacaatgcacttctatggggGCTGTATGACACCTGCTATTTGTACGGCCTCACTATACGTGTGTATGAAAGGGGCTCCAAGACCTGGCAGCTCCCATTACTACATCATAGAGACATAAGGCACAGCTGTAATGAGACAGTATGCACAAGTGGTAGACACAAGTGGAACAGTTTTTAATCTCCTTCAATCCTAGATCATTGCAAAGAGACTTAGAAAAtgatgcaatgtgtgaacacaaccacAGACTGCTCCTCCTAAATCCCCCAATACAATTTAGTTCCAGGCTCAGCCAAGTGGAGCAAACTGCATTTTACAGCCAAAATCTTGTGCAAAGTATTGCAAACCGCCCATGCTCCGGACAACCCTTTCAAGCGTGAGTGGGGAAACGTGTCCTTACCCCCCACAGCAGTCTATTCAAGGAGTCCTTGAATAGGTCAGGACTGGCCAATAACTCATCTATGGGTTTCACCATTGCCACATCTTTTTGTTGTGAGGGAAGTAATCCATTACTAGAGGATAAGCTGGCCATGCACATTAGATGTGTATTTGCAAGATTAAGAGACCCTTGTACTGTTTTACATGGTTGGTCCACCTTCCCCAAAAAGGGGTCTCCGTCAGCCGCAGATACAAGCATTGCTGGGTGGCATGTGTAAGAGGTGTAGGTAGGTTGTGTAGTCACATGATGGGCCAGcaacaacttaaaggaaacctaccactatggatctacctattaaggtagatgcggtggcaggttcctctaatctgTAGCAGGATAGAGCTAATCCTTTAGTGCCCTAAATCTTACAATTTTTAATGGACCTTAtttgcaaatttactaaagaggctatagcggtgtggagtagccggagccgaGGCTACACGGGGAGCTACTCCACGTCCCTGTAGCCTCTAGTGATCCCCCTACCAatacatcttcagcgcgcagctatgGGTAGCATGCGTAGAACCTGGCTTTGCAGACGAGTTCACGTAGCTCTCACCCGCAAAGCCAGATTCTGCGCATGCTCCTCGTAGCCGTGCACTAATTATCCATTGGTAGGCGGATCGCAAGGCTattgaggcgtggagtagctcgccgtgtagcctcagctccggctactccacgcccctatagcctctttagtaaatttgcatataagGGCCATTAAAATTCTAAAAGATTTAGggcactaaaggattagccctaacaagggcttccCTGATAcagattagaggaacctgccaccgcatctaccttaataggtaggtccATGGTAGTAGGTTTCTTATAGAGGAGTTGTCCAAAtttagaaaaaacaaacaaacatgtgATTGTGTTTGATAAGCTGCTATATGTATCACTTACAATTTTATGCAATTTATAAAGGGTGAAACACCCTGGTGGTCAACAGACATGTAAAAGATGATGTATGTGCACACCTCACGTTCTGCATACAATCACTCATCACTACGTTAAGGGCCAGCACATCCGCACTTACATGGTCTCTCCAGTCTTCGCCACATGGCAGAGAAATTGATCCAGTTCCGGACAtaattccttttttccttttttttcaaaatctaaaagaaaatatgaaaaatatacgTAAGAAAACATTGATCTTCAATGGCGGCCAGACAGTACACACAGGCGGGCTATCCGCTCTCGCCCCGGCCTCCCCATCCCGTATAGGTCACGGATGGATGAGCGCGCTTCATTGTCCGCACGCTAATGCTGCGGAGCGGAGGAAGGGCTGGCGGCTCCGTTGTCATAATCTATCAGCGCAGCAAACCATTAACCCTGTAGTAGAAAGCATCTGATTCTGAGTAAACGGCACCACACGACATGCTCAGAGCAGACGCCATATAGTAAAgcgcaccccccctcccccaggacgCACTCGCAAAGCCAAGTGAGTT from Engystomops pustulosus chromosome 10, aEngPut4.maternal, whole genome shotgun sequence harbors:
- the PPP4R2 gene encoding serine/threonine-protein phosphatase 4 regulatory subunit 2 encodes the protein MDVDRLQEALKDFEKKGKKELCPELDQFLCHVAKTGETIVQWPQFKDYFMFKLEKVMDDFRSSAPEPRGPPNPNVEYIPFDEMKERILKIVTGFNGTPFTIQRLCELVTDPRRNYTGTDKFLRGVEKNVMVVSCVYPSSEKNNSSSINRMNGVMFPGNSQSYTDRSNVNGPGTPRPLSRPKLSVSNPMTTNGLPDGSENKDSEEQKDEDRSDSLSPEESSPSSTVKNKHMEEDPTEEHEVKRLKFDTEDDDDEEEEEQQQPAAPQEPSSSSQASSEMADEAEAVSTSEETEKESCDSDLAAEESLVTSSDSAPEEETDKETADNLCETEETPEESHQMEQSEEPEPQSSGSSAEEAESATSTSKADAELTEPEHPETLEKSPEIPCESPMDNSEGATDAAEEPMEQD